From Primulina huaijiensis isolate GDHJ02 chromosome 15, ASM1229523v2, whole genome shotgun sequence, one genomic window encodes:
- the LOC140959477 gene encoding uncharacterized protein isoform X1 produces MGGGAMRAAAKLTGVTVATGGIRGITAEHLPISSSKRGPFSVRAAATTKSSGEEMKLVSSQSRNSCSEIDDWVHTGGEEEVIMCAGEPMPRVVFGGAPTLQEAKEATSELAVTLEKAYLSSRDTAIAKHDLGSSLSNSQVDCAKAYGISEIMATAPTSPVVKAFRLLHESSEAQNVVASIACDPNVWTAVLQNSELQEFLHLQKTSLGLSDSVTAGADHLEKLSAKSSEDSSSDVESGPANGFVDFVQKMKVTLVGMMNNLSGFFQNLFGGKVAKVFANGDGTPRLSAENVMEASFLGLAIMAIMVILFKRG; encoded by the exons ATGGGTGGCGGAGCGATGAGGGCTGCGGCGAAGCTGACCGGGGTCACGGTGGCGACTGGTGGTATCCGAGGCATAACGGCGGAGCACCTTCCGATCTCATCATCCAAACGCGGGCCCTTTTCTGTTCGGGCTGCCGCGACCACAAAATCGTCGGGGGAGGAAATGAAGCTGGTGTCTTCGCAGTCTCGGAACTCGTGCTCGGAGATTGATGATTGGGTGCACACCGGTGGAGAGGAGGAGGTGATTATGTGCGCCGGTGAGCCGATGCCGAGAGTTGTGTTCGGCGGTGCGCCGACGCTTCAGGAAGCCAAAGAGGCCACTTCTGAACTCGCTGTCACTCTTGAAAA GGCGTATCTGTCATCTCGAGATACAGCTATTGCTAAACACGACTTGGGCTCATCTCTTTCAAACTCACAAGTTGATTGTGCTAAAGCTTATGGCATCAGTGAGATAATGGCAACTGCGCCAACATCACCAGTTGTCAAGGCTTTCAGGCTCTTGCACGAGAGCTCTGAGGCTCAG AATGTTGTTGCTTCAATTGCCTGTGATCCAAATGTGTGGACTGCGGTACTACAGAATTCAGAGCTTCAAGAGTTTCTGCATTTGCAAAAGACAA GTTTGGGCTTATCAGATTCAGTTACTGCTGGTGCTGATCATCTTGAGAAGTTGTCTGCAAAAAGCAGCGAGGACTCGTCCAGCGATGTGGAATCTGGGCCGGCCAACGGTTTTGTAGACTTTGTTCAGAAAATGAAAGTTACATTGGTTGGTATGATGAACAACTTGTCTGGTTTCTTCCAAAATTTATTTGGAGGTAAAGTGGCCAAGGTATTTGCAAATGGTGATGGGACCCCAAGATTAAGTGCTGAAAATGTAATGGAAGCATCCTTCTTGGGACTGGCGATCATGGCCATCATGGTCATTTTGTTTAAGCGAGGCTAA
- the LOC140959477 gene encoding uncharacterized protein isoform X2, translating into MGGGAMRAAAKLTGVTVATGGIRGITAEHLPISSSKRGPFSVRAAATTKSSGEEMKLVSSQSRNSCSEIDDWVHTGGEEEVIMCAGEPMPRVVFGGAPTLQEAKEATSELAVTLEKAYLSSRDTAIAKHDLGSSLSNSQVDCAKAYGISEIMATAPTSPVVKAFRLLHESSEAQNVVASIACDPNVWTAVLQNSELQEFLHLQKTNSVTAGADHLEKLSAKSSEDSSSDVESGPANGFVDFVQKMKVTLVGMMNNLSGFFQNLFGGKVAKVFANGDGTPRLSAENVMEASFLGLAIMAIMVILFKRG; encoded by the exons ATGGGTGGCGGAGCGATGAGGGCTGCGGCGAAGCTGACCGGGGTCACGGTGGCGACTGGTGGTATCCGAGGCATAACGGCGGAGCACCTTCCGATCTCATCATCCAAACGCGGGCCCTTTTCTGTTCGGGCTGCCGCGACCACAAAATCGTCGGGGGAGGAAATGAAGCTGGTGTCTTCGCAGTCTCGGAACTCGTGCTCGGAGATTGATGATTGGGTGCACACCGGTGGAGAGGAGGAGGTGATTATGTGCGCCGGTGAGCCGATGCCGAGAGTTGTGTTCGGCGGTGCGCCGACGCTTCAGGAAGCCAAAGAGGCCACTTCTGAACTCGCTGTCACTCTTGAAAA GGCGTATCTGTCATCTCGAGATACAGCTATTGCTAAACACGACTTGGGCTCATCTCTTTCAAACTCACAAGTTGATTGTGCTAAAGCTTATGGCATCAGTGAGATAATGGCAACTGCGCCAACATCACCAGTTGTCAAGGCTTTCAGGCTCTTGCACGAGAGCTCTGAGGCTCAG AATGTTGTTGCTTCAATTGCCTGTGATCCAAATGTGTGGACTGCGGTACTACAGAATTCAGAGCTTCAAGAGTTTCTGCATTTGCAAAAGACAA ATTCAGTTACTGCTGGTGCTGATCATCTTGAGAAGTTGTCTGCAAAAAGCAGCGAGGACTCGTCCAGCGATGTGGAATCTGGGCCGGCCAACGGTTTTGTAGACTTTGTTCAGAAAATGAAAGTTACATTGGTTGGTATGATGAACAACTTGTCTGGTTTCTTCCAAAATTTATTTGGAGGTAAAGTGGCCAAGGTATTTGCAAATGGTGATGGGACCCCAAGATTAAGTGCTGAAAATGTAATGGAAGCATCCTTCTTGGGACTGGCGATCATGGCCATCATGGTCATTTTGTTTAAGCGAGGCTAA